Proteins encoded in a region of the Paenibacillus sp. E222 genome:
- a CDS encoding serine/threonine-protein kinase produces MKKDNCKMALQRNVILNDTYQVRHLMASSELAIVYAGRDRNTGAKVAIKEFFPQRLAARQADKRGVFCSSRGFSGQYQELLAAFLVEGELLSTLNHPHIVTYVDHFEENDTGYLVMEYCTGVTLTEYLIERNHALDAAFITETLLPLVDTLDYIHKQGILHRDVKPSNIMVMEDGTPKLLDFGSAARWPVQSGEKQAIFTSAGYSPLEFYSEKSSQGPMSDIYSLAALLHYWTCGQPPMDVKQRLFRDELPSVRSHNEYVNRWLARVIHWGLSVRSEQRCASLAWVKRSLQVQAWMWKIRKPGTVEWALAENEHTQIYEAEPKKQHETA; encoded by the coding sequence ATGAAAAAGGACAATTGCAAAATGGCATTGCAGCGCAATGTAATTTTAAACGATACATATCAGGTAAGACATCTCATGGCCAGCAGTGAGCTGGCTATTGTATATGCAGGAAGAGATCGGAATACAGGTGCTAAGGTAGCGATCAAGGAATTTTTCCCGCAAAGGTTGGCAGCACGTCAGGCTGACAAACGGGGAGTGTTCTGTTCTTCACGAGGGTTTAGTGGTCAGTATCAGGAACTTCTTGCTGCATTTTTGGTAGAAGGAGAGCTGTTATCCACGTTGAATCATCCTCATATTGTTACGTACGTGGATCATTTCGAAGAAAATGATACAGGGTATCTTGTTATGGAATACTGCACAGGCGTAACCTTGACCGAATATCTGATTGAGCGAAATCATGCGCTGGACGCGGCGTTTATTACGGAGACATTACTTCCGCTGGTAGATACACTGGACTATATTCATAAGCAGGGAATTCTTCATCGTGATGTGAAGCCATCCAATATTATGGTGATGGAAGACGGTACGCCCAAACTACTGGACTTCGGTTCAGCAGCTCGCTGGCCTGTACAATCCGGGGAAAAACAGGCGATCTTTACATCGGCAGGGTATTCGCCGCTTGAGTTCTACTCCGAGAAATCCAGTCAGGGACCGATGTCAGACATATATAGCCTGGCAGCGTTGCTTCATTATTGGACATGCGGGCAGCCACCTATGGATGTAAAACAGCGACTGTTTCGCGATGAATTGCCATCTGTGCGTTCTCATAATGAGTATGTGAACCGGTGGCTCGCACGCGTTATTCACTGGGGATTATCGGTTCGTTCCGAGCAACGCTGTGCTTCTCTCGCTTGGGTTAAGAGATCACTTCAAGTACAAGCCTGGATGTGGAAAATACGCAAACCTGGCACGGTTGAATGGGCTTTGGCTGAGAATGAACATACCCAAATCTATGAAGCAGAGCCGAAGAAACAGCATGAGACGGCTTGA
- a CDS encoding TetR/AcrR family transcriptional regulator, translating to MNDSRGVDRRILRTRVMISKALLKILPQKAYTEISVVDIAEQANINRSTFYAHFLDKDDLLDSMVNEKFQLLEQLLAERNAHLGSLPSFNEPDPIFIVLFEHILEHDEFYRVMVLINPAGNFNSRLNEVIREMFWDRISQLGLEQKEVPLDFLLDHISFSTLGIIHKWLADSKVNSPHHMALQLTRIALLGTYKAMGASI from the coding sequence GTGAATGACTCCCGTGGAGTGGATCGAAGAATTTTACGGACCCGTGTGATGATTTCCAAAGCTCTCCTGAAAATTTTGCCACAGAAAGCCTACACCGAAATTAGTGTCGTGGACATCGCCGAACAAGCGAATATCAATCGCTCTACCTTTTACGCCCACTTTCTGGACAAGGATGATTTATTGGATAGCATGGTGAATGAGAAATTTCAACTGCTTGAGCAGTTACTGGCGGAACGGAATGCTCACCTTGGGAGCCTACCTTCATTTAATGAGCCTGATCCCATTTTCATCGTATTGTTCGAGCATATATTGGAGCATGATGAATTCTATCGGGTGATGGTACTCATTAATCCTGCCGGGAATTTCAACAGCCGGTTGAATGAAGTGATTAGAGAGATGTTTTGGGATCGGATATCCCAGTTAGGCCTGGAGCAAAAAGAAGTGCCTCTGGATTTTTTACTGGATCATATCAGCTTTTCCACCCTTGGAATTATTCACAAATGGCTTGCTGATAGTAAGGTAAATTCACCTCATCATATGGCTCTTCAATTAACCCGCATTGCCCTGTTAGGAACATATAAAGCGATGGGAGCATCGATTTAG
- a CDS encoding alpha/beta fold hydrolase, which yields MSSIYRSEEGKNSILEEYEAYVEQLGEGFTREYVETRFGQTHVLLTGPEDGKPLFILQGGNCVNPMTLSWFSSLFKDYRIIAPDTIGHPGYSEETRISARFDSLALWISDLLDHYKIEKSAFIGPSFGGGIILRLATYIPDRIACSVLVAPAGLAVGSKIKMAQDIVLPLVTYKMTSSPTSLQKIADIMSCSCMKEIDKNIIGKIFKYVSLEQDMPKLTEQEELVNYTSPTLLLVGEKDVFFPADKVIERAQKIIPNVKAIKYDTGHFPSQDVLMQMNQEIQQFLQKNY from the coding sequence ATGAGTTCCATTTATAGAAGTGAAGAAGGCAAGAACAGCATACTTGAGGAATACGAAGCGTATGTTGAGCAATTGGGCGAAGGTTTTACACGAGAGTACGTCGAGACACGTTTTGGACAAACGCATGTTTTATTAACAGGTCCAGAAGACGGTAAGCCGCTATTTATTCTCCAGGGCGGAAATTGTGTGAATCCGATGACGTTGTCATGGTTTTCTTCCCTATTCAAAGATTACCGGATTATCGCGCCGGATACGATCGGTCATCCAGGCTACAGTGAAGAAACACGAATTTCGGCAAGGTTTGATAGTTTGGCTTTGTGGATTTCTGATTTGCTGGACCACTACAAGATCGAAAAAAGTGCGTTTATCGGTCCTTCCTTTGGAGGCGGAATTATCCTAAGACTGGCAACTTACATTCCGGACCGAATTGCATGTTCTGTTCTGGTAGCACCCGCTGGACTGGCCGTAGGATCCAAAATTAAAATGGCTCAGGATATCGTGTTGCCACTCGTAACGTACAAAATGACTTCTTCTCCAACTTCTTTGCAAAAGATCGCGGATATCATGTCATGCAGTTGTATGAAAGAAATAGATAAAAATATAATCGGGAAAATCTTCAAATACGTCAGTCTGGAGCAGGATATGCCCAAGCTTACGGAGCAGGAGGAATTGGTAAATTATACATCGCCAACACTGCTCTTGGTGGGAGAGAAGGATGTCTTTTTCCCGGCAGATAAGGTCATTGAAAGAGCTCAGAAGATTATTCCGAATGTCAAAGCAATCAAATACGACACAGGTCATTTCCCATCTCAAGACGTGTTGATGCAGATGAACCAAGAAATTCAGCAATTTTTACAGAAGAATTATTAA
- a CDS encoding ABC transporter substrate-binding protein — translation MKFKYRPTWFASLSLLLLLLAACSDASSSTTTTPAAEGSHSSETTTQVENTSKTSYPLTIENFTISGEGGEWKPKSQTFEKAPERVVANTQSAAEMLIKLGLTDKIVGVAALYGTVTPDVADDFAKIPVLSKDYVGKELVVGASPDLVLGRGDLFADADWGVGTVDGLNDMNIRTFLQTTNHQGTLDSLYKDIAQLGQIFDVQDNAAKFTESLKARVEAIKTSVADQSEHSFAYIVPATEDTITVSSMQNDTYQLDALSLLKLKNTFDGVQGEVSVEQLITANPDYLLLSAYAGSPDIDKLIQNLYANPALQSMNAIKNKQIYVTDFSQFWGYGYQILDGIEKMEQEMRANPIK, via the coding sequence ATGAAATTCAAATACAGACCCACTTGGTTCGCTTCTTTAAGTCTCCTGTTGCTCTTGCTTGCAGCATGTTCCGATGCATCCTCTTCCACCACTACCACCCCCGCTGCGGAGGGAAGCCATTCATCCGAAACAACAACTCAAGTAGAAAATACAAGCAAAACATCCTATCCGCTCACGATTGAGAACTTCACCATCTCAGGGGAAGGTGGTGAGTGGAAACCAAAATCACAAACATTCGAGAAAGCCCCCGAACGTGTCGTGGCGAATACCCAATCTGCGGCAGAAATGCTGATCAAGCTTGGGCTGACCGATAAAATAGTTGGAGTCGCCGCATTGTATGGCACGGTTACTCCGGATGTCGCAGATGATTTTGCGAAAATTCCTGTCTTGTCCAAAGATTATGTGGGCAAAGAGCTCGTTGTAGGCGCAAGTCCAGATCTGGTACTGGGACGTGGCGACCTCTTCGCAGACGCAGACTGGGGTGTAGGTACCGTGGATGGCTTGAATGACATGAACATCCGCACCTTCCTGCAAACGACGAATCATCAAGGGACATTGGACAGCCTCTATAAGGATATTGCACAGTTGGGCCAAATCTTCGATGTACAGGACAACGCCGCAAAATTCACAGAAAGCCTGAAAGCTCGGGTTGAAGCCATCAAGACAAGTGTGGCGGATCAATCTGAGCATAGTTTTGCCTATATCGTCCCTGCTACGGAAGACACGATTACTGTGAGCAGCATGCAAAATGATACGTATCAGTTGGATGCACTGAGCCTGTTGAAACTGAAAAATACGTTTGATGGCGTGCAAGGCGAAGTCAGTGTGGAACAGCTAATCACGGCAAACCCAGACTACCTGCTCTTATCCGCCTATGCCGGTTCCCCGGATATCGACAAGCTGATTCAAAATCTGTATGCCAACCCTGCACTGCAAAGCATGAATGCCATCAAAAACAAACAAATTTACGTAACGGATTTCAGTCAGTTCTGGGGTTATGGATATCAAATTCTGGACGGCATTGAGAAGATGGAACAGGAAATGAGAGCAAATCCGATCAAGTAA
- the rnhA gene encoding ribonuclease H, with amino-acid sequence MAKQKYYVVWAGKQPGIYSTWAECKAQTDHFTGAKYKSYESKAAAEEAYRAGWKGNWGTGASGSGASSKTKSGTSGRSAGMETSAEIDYDSISVDVGTRGNPGPVEYKGVDTRTGEIIFSVGPISKGTNNLGEFLAIVHALAYLKKEGSNKTVYTDSVNAMKWLKQKAVSTTLARDASTEEIWLMIDRAEQWLRTNTYSNKVLKWQTKQWGEIKADYGRK; translated from the coding sequence TTGGCAAAGCAGAAATACTATGTCGTCTGGGCAGGAAAGCAGCCTGGCATATATAGCACATGGGCGGAATGCAAAGCACAGACGGATCATTTTACCGGAGCAAAATATAAATCGTATGAATCGAAAGCTGCAGCCGAAGAGGCATATCGTGCGGGATGGAAAGGAAACTGGGGTACTGGGGCCAGTGGTTCAGGCGCTTCTTCGAAGACGAAGTCAGGCACTAGCGGAAGAAGCGCGGGCATGGAGACCTCTGCAGAAATTGACTATGACAGCATCTCAGTTGATGTTGGTACGCGTGGGAATCCAGGGCCAGTGGAATATAAAGGTGTGGATACCCGCACGGGTGAGATTATTTTCTCCGTTGGGCCAATTTCCAAAGGTACGAATAATCTGGGTGAATTTCTGGCAATCGTACATGCCTTGGCGTATCTCAAAAAAGAGGGCAGTAACAAGACGGTTTATACGGACTCCGTCAATGCAATGAAATGGTTAAAGCAAAAAGCGGTATCCACCACACTCGCAAGGGATGCTTCCACCGAAGAGATCTGGCTGATGATTGACCGTGCAGAGCAGTGGCTCCGGACGAATACGTACAGCAATAAAGTGCTAAAATGGCAGACCAAGCAGTGGGGCGAAATCAAGGCGGATTATGGCCGAAAATAG
- a CDS encoding ABC transporter ATP-binding protein, which yields MKLNVENVSISVLNTDIIRDISLQVKGKQFVGLIGPNGCGKSTLLKSIYKVIKPQQGKVFLDDTDILKSSPKVVSRHMGVVGQFNELSFDFTVREMVMMGRTPHKKLLETDNERDYEIVEQALEKVHLTGHADRNYVSLSGGEKQRVVLARVLAQQPEFLILDEPTNHLDIKYQLQILNIVRSLDIGILAALHDLELAAAYCDYLYVVKQGQIVVHGKPADILTREMIGEVFDVECEIYENPVTGGLGIAYLSTR from the coding sequence ATGAAACTGAATGTAGAAAATGTATCCATATCGGTGCTGAACACGGATATTATCCGGGACATTTCTTTACAGGTAAAAGGCAAGCAATTCGTCGGCCTGATTGGCCCAAACGGTTGTGGTAAATCAACGCTGCTCAAGAGCATCTATAAAGTGATCAAGCCGCAGCAAGGCAAAGTATTTCTTGATGATACGGACATTCTGAAATCTAGTCCCAAGGTCGTGTCCCGGCATATGGGCGTTGTGGGTCAGTTTAACGAATTAAGCTTTGATTTTACGGTGCGTGAAATGGTCATGATGGGTCGCACCCCGCACAAGAAGCTGCTGGAGACAGATAATGAACGGGATTATGAAATCGTGGAACAGGCGTTGGAAAAGGTACATCTGACCGGACATGCGGACCGCAATTACGTGTCCCTGTCCGGCGGGGAGAAGCAGCGTGTGGTCCTCGCCCGAGTGCTGGCGCAGCAGCCCGAATTTCTGATATTGGACGAGCCTACCAATCATCTGGATATCAAATATCAGCTTCAGATCCTCAACATTGTGCGGAGTCTGGATATCGGCATATTGGCTGCGCTTCATGATCTCGAACTCGCCGCAGCGTATTGCGATTACCTCTATGTTGTGAAGCAGGGGCAGATTGTGGTTCATGGCAAACCCGCCGATATCCTAACCCGTGAAATGATCGGTGAAGTATTCGACGTGGAATGTGAAATCTATGAAAATCCGGTTACCGGTGGCTTGGGTATTGCCTATTTGAGTACACGGTGA
- the ssuD gene encoding FMNH2-dependent alkanesulfonate monooxygenase, with protein MELFWFIPTHGDGRYLGTKEGARAVSYHYCKQVAQAADELGYAGVLLPTGKSCEDAWIVASSLISSTDRLKFLVAARPGLMMPTTAARMAATLDRFSKGRLLINVVAGGDPIELEGEGLFLDHDERYALADEFLTIWRKELEGEAVDYEGQYLKVKGGSVLYPAIQKPHPPLYFGGSSEAAMEVAADHVDVYLTWGEPPSQVQAKIHQMRELAAKKGRSIRFGIRMHVIVRPTADEAWKAANELISHLDEETIAAAQKIYARMDSVGQQRMAKLHNGDRSNLEISPNLWAGIGLVRGGAGTALVGDPDQVAARIREYEELGIETFILSGYPHLEECYRTAELLFPKLQYSQHGGNGDHSFVGPFGEIIANNNIPDHMVKTEVTSKS; from the coding sequence ATGGAACTGTTTTGGTTTATTCCCACACACGGGGATGGCAGGTATCTTGGAACAAAAGAAGGAGCCCGGGCAGTCAGTTACCATTACTGCAAGCAGGTGGCGCAAGCCGCGGATGAACTTGGATATGCCGGTGTTTTGTTACCTACGGGAAAGTCGTGTGAAGATGCCTGGATTGTGGCTTCATCGCTGATTTCTTCCACGGACAGGCTCAAGTTTCTTGTCGCGGCGCGTCCAGGTCTGATGATGCCAACCACTGCTGCACGCATGGCCGCAACCCTGGATCGTTTCTCCAAAGGAAGACTGCTGATCAATGTGGTGGCTGGTGGAGATCCAATTGAGCTTGAAGGAGAAGGGCTGTTCCTGGACCACGATGAGCGCTATGCGTTAGCCGATGAATTTCTGACCATCTGGCGCAAGGAATTGGAGGGAGAGGCGGTTGACTATGAAGGCCAATATCTGAAGGTTAAGGGTGGCTCCGTCCTGTACCCGGCCATCCAAAAGCCACATCCCCCACTCTATTTTGGAGGTTCCTCGGAAGCAGCAATGGAAGTGGCAGCAGACCATGTCGATGTGTATTTAACGTGGGGTGAGCCTCCGAGTCAGGTGCAAGCCAAAATTCATCAAATGCGGGAGCTGGCTGCGAAAAAAGGAAGAAGCATTCGTTTTGGCATACGTATGCATGTGATTGTGCGTCCCACAGCAGATGAAGCATGGAAGGCCGCTAATGAACTGATCTCCCACCTGGATGAGGAGACGATAGCCGCTGCCCAGAAGATCTATGCCCGCATGGATTCCGTGGGTCAGCAGAGAATGGCCAAGCTGCATAATGGTGATCGTTCCAACCTGGAGATTAGCCCCAATCTGTGGGCGGGCATCGGCTTGGTTAGAGGTGGTGCCGGAACCGCACTTGTTGGTGATCCCGATCAGGTCGCAGCCAGAATCAGAGAGTATGAAGAACTGGGGATTGAGACCTTCATCTTATCCGGTTATCCGCATCTGGAAGAATGTTATCGTACTGCTGAACTGCTGTTTCCAAAGCTTCAGTACTCGCAACATGGAGGAAACGGCGATCATTCCTTTGTTGGTCCATTTGGAGAAATCATTGCCAATAACAACATCCCGGACCACATGGTCAAAACCGAAGTTACCTCCAAGTCCTAA
- a CDS encoding carbohydrate ABC transporter permease, with amino-acid sequence MYKAIRSESFAAWAFMAPGLLFLAIFTFWPIIYGIPLSLTDYSVITETHFVGLDNFTRAFQDHNFLISLWNSLVYVLVVPVIQIISILMAILVNSRIPGVKMFRAAYYIPVVTSMVAVALIWSWLLGNNGVVNYLLLKVGILSEQVSWLSTSSTALYVLMFITMWKGLGYYMMLYLAGLQGIPADLYEAARVDGAGPLRLIIHVTLPLLRPHILFCTVISVMGAVRVFDEVYILTKGGPGTSTLTSSVYIFQKGLEQFNFGYASALGLIVSVMVAALSVLVFRLNRRGGVNTY; translated from the coding sequence GTGTACAAGGCGATTCGATCCGAATCTTTTGCTGCATGGGCGTTTATGGCACCGGGATTGTTGTTTCTGGCGATTTTCACCTTTTGGCCGATTATTTACGGGATACCCCTCTCATTAACCGATTATTCTGTCATTACAGAGACACATTTCGTTGGTCTGGATAACTTTACCCGGGCCTTTCAAGATCACAATTTCCTGATTTCGCTGTGGAATTCGCTGGTGTATGTGCTGGTTGTGCCGGTGATTCAAATCATCTCGATCCTCATGGCCATTCTGGTTAACAGCCGGATTCCGGGTGTCAAAATGTTCAGAGCTGCCTACTACATACCGGTTGTAACTTCCATGGTCGCAGTGGCGCTGATCTGGAGCTGGCTGTTGGGCAATAACGGCGTAGTCAATTACCTGCTGCTGAAGGTTGGCATTCTCAGTGAGCAGGTCTCCTGGCTTTCCACAAGCAGTACGGCGCTGTATGTGCTGATGTTCATCACCATGTGGAAGGGTCTCGGCTATTATATGATGCTCTATCTGGCTGGGCTTCAGGGAATTCCGGCAGATCTATACGAAGCCGCCAGAGTGGATGGAGCAGGACCGCTGAGACTGATTATTCATGTAACGCTTCCGCTGCTGCGGCCGCATATTCTCTTTTGCACCGTAATTTCGGTGATGGGTGCCGTTCGTGTATTCGATGAGGTCTATATTCTTACCAAGGGCGGGCCGGGAACGTCCACGTTGACCTCGAGCGTATATATTTTTCAAAAAGGGCTGGAGCAATTCAATTTCGGGTATGCCTCGGCACTTGGCTTGATCGTCAGTGTGATGGTAGCAGCGCTCAGTGTGTTGGTGTTCCGGCTGAACCGGAGAGGCGGGGTGAATACCTATTGA
- a CDS encoding MarR family winged helix-turn-helix transcriptional regulator, protein MITNYITRMKTTDAISLISKIKEKVNRFILSEMAGQGIQDLATSHGDIIYALYNNSRMTMAEISKKIGKDKSTVTALVDKLVRNGYVVKERDATDSRIVQVALTAKGEQLKPAFEEISQRLLDAFYTDVTDAEKKELLRILMKIHSNF, encoded by the coding sequence TTGATAACAAACTATATTACTCGTATGAAAACGACAGACGCTATATCACTCATATCCAAAATTAAAGAGAAGGTCAACCGCTTCATTTTATCCGAGATGGCTGGGCAGGGAATTCAGGATCTGGCTACGTCGCATGGGGATATTATCTACGCCCTGTACAACAACTCCAGAATGACCATGGCTGAAATTTCCAAAAAAATTGGCAAGGATAAATCCACAGTCACAGCACTTGTCGACAAATTGGTTCGCAACGGTTATGTCGTCAAAGAGCGCGATGCAACTGATTCACGGATTGTCCAAGTGGCATTGACTGCAAAAGGAGAACAACTTAAACCGGCCTTTGAGGAAATCTCGCAGCGCTTGCTGGACGCGTTTTATACGGATGTTACTGATGCGGAGAAAAAGGAACTGCTTCGAATTTTAATGAAAATTCACAGCAACTTCTAA
- a CDS encoding ABC transporter substrate-binding protein — translation MTTNRKGFTVSLLLVVMMSMLLAACGGNDNTAGRPSPGSTGETGMEAGKPVTLEFWTIALQPTFNDYFNELIAKYESSHPGVKVEWKDYPYDAISQRLLTSTASGKSPDVVNLNTEFASQLGSKGALLNLNEYLTDEEAKSYFEGIYNSTVFDGKAYALPWYTGTEVLFMNTKLVKEAGLDPANPPQTREELVEWARQVHEKTGVAGYAQQLVSKLFPIDGIPILNEDKTAAAFNTPEAEAMIAQMRDLMAEGVVLKEDAEFSKQIQYFSGEQVAFQLSGPTFINFIKKSAPDVYKNTIAVTLPTGKANLRLSNSMDLVVPQKSKNPEQAVEFAAFITNAENQTAFSKVANTLPSSKASIEDPFFTQSDGSLEAEAKVASSQSLDKATDYMVGVPNAGDINSALARGLQEILMNGADIKETLNAVEKEVNQILNQDS, via the coding sequence GTGACCACCAACAGAAAGGGCTTCACAGTATCTTTGCTGCTAGTCGTTATGATGTCTATGTTACTTGCCGCCTGCGGAGGAAATGACAATACGGCTGGTAGACCGAGTCCGGGAAGCACTGGGGAGACGGGTATGGAAGCTGGAAAGCCGGTGACGCTGGAGTTTTGGACGATTGCTTTACAGCCAACGTTCAACGATTACTTCAATGAATTGATTGCCAAGTATGAGAGCAGTCATCCTGGCGTGAAGGTTGAGTGGAAGGACTATCCATATGATGCCATTTCACAGCGTTTATTGACCAGCACGGCCAGTGGCAAAAGCCCTGATGTTGTGAACCTCAATACCGAATTCGCCAGTCAATTGGGAAGTAAGGGAGCGCTGCTGAATCTGAATGAATACCTGACAGATGAGGAAGCGAAGAGTTACTTTGAAGGCATTTATAATTCTACTGTTTTCGATGGCAAAGCTTACGCGCTCCCTTGGTACACAGGTACCGAAGTGCTGTTCATGAATACCAAGCTGGTGAAAGAGGCAGGCCTTGATCCGGCAAATCCGCCGCAGACCCGAGAGGAACTTGTGGAGTGGGCCCGTCAGGTCCATGAAAAGACAGGAGTGGCCGGTTATGCGCAGCAGCTTGTCTCCAAGCTGTTTCCAATCGACGGCATCCCGATTCTAAATGAGGACAAAACGGCCGCCGCTTTCAATACGCCGGAAGCAGAGGCGATGATCGCTCAAATGCGTGATCTGATGGCCGAAGGCGTGGTGCTGAAGGAGGATGCGGAATTCAGCAAGCAGATCCAGTATTTTTCCGGGGAGCAGGTCGCTTTCCAGTTGTCGGGTCCAACCTTTATCAACTTCATCAAGAAGTCTGCACCGGATGTTTACAAGAATACGATTGCGGTAACCCTCCCAACAGGCAAAGCGAACCTGCGGCTCTCCAATTCCATGGATCTCGTTGTACCACAGAAATCCAAAAACCCTGAGCAAGCGGTGGAATTTGCCGCCTTTATTACCAATGCAGAGAACCAGACTGCCTTCTCCAAGGTAGCCAACACGCTGCCATCGAGCAAAGCCTCCATTGAAGATCCGTTCTTTACGCAATCCGACGGGTCGCTGGAAGCCGAAGCCAAGGTAGCTTCCTCCCAAAGTCTCGATAAGGCCACTGATTACATGGTCGGCGTACCGAATGCAGGAGATATCAACTCCGCATTGGCACGGGGCTTGCAGGAAATTTTGATGAACGGAGCAGATATTAAAGAAACGTTGAACGCAGTGGAGAAGGAAGTTAACCAAATTCTTAACCAGGATTCCTGA
- a CDS encoding iron ABC transporter permease, which translates to MGKRESLIHSKSGFAVLIAALIIVMVISVGIAVSIGQVSIPLAESYRILLYKLTGFQFGSTPIEAGSFTDIIWQIRFPRVLMAMFIGAGLALCGAVMQAAVQNPLADPYILGISSGASLGATFAILIGFGAIGWLGQTGVAFWAFAGAMGASLLVLALAGIRGKMTSVKLVLAGMVINALCSAFSNFIIYFANNAEGIKTVTFWTMGSLASSGWNKLPLISIVVLVAILFFLLQSRVLNTMLLGDEAAVTLGINLSVYRRLYMLLTALVTGVMVASCGMIGFVGLIIPHIVRGLVGSDHRKVMPVSVLFGAIFLIWTDVIARSLISSVELPIGIITAMIGAPMFMYMLVKKGYGFGGK; encoded by the coding sequence ATGGGAAAAAGGGAGTCCCTGATTCACAGCAAATCCGGTTTTGCAGTATTGATTGCCGCTTTAATCATCGTCATGGTTATTTCGGTTGGGATTGCTGTATCCATTGGGCAGGTGAGCATTCCGCTCGCCGAGTCTTATCGCATTCTGTTGTACAAATTAACCGGATTTCAATTCGGCTCTACGCCGATTGAGGCGGGGTCCTTTACGGATATTATCTGGCAGATTCGCTTTCCGCGTGTATTGATGGCCATGTTTATCGGTGCAGGGTTAGCTTTGTGTGGTGCAGTTATGCAGGCTGCAGTGCAGAATCCACTTGCAGATCCCTATATACTGGGGATCTCCTCTGGAGCTTCGCTCGGGGCTACGTTTGCCATTCTGATCGGATTCGGCGCGATTGGCTGGCTTGGTCAGACCGGGGTGGCCTTCTGGGCATTTGCCGGAGCGATGGGTGCATCCTTGCTGGTCCTGGCTCTTGCAGGTATTCGGGGGAAAATGACATCGGTCAAGCTGGTGCTTGCAGGGATGGTCATTAATGCGCTGTGCAGTGCCTTTTCGAACTTTATCATTTATTTTGCCAACAATGCCGAAGGCATCAAGACGGTAACATTCTGGACTATGGGCAGTCTCGCCTCATCCGGATGGAACAAGCTTCCGCTGATTAGCATCGTTGTGCTCGTAGCCATTTTGTTCTTCCTGTTGCAGTCCCGGGTCCTTAATACGATGCTGCTGGGTGACGAAGCCGCGGTTACACTCGGAATTAATCTCAGTGTATATCGTAGATTGTATATGCTGTTAACGGCTCTCGTCACCGGTGTAATGGTAGCAAGCTGCGGTATGATCGGTTTTGTCGGATTGATTATTCCACATATCGTGAGAGGGCTGGTCGGATCGGATCATCGTAAAGTCATGCCTGTATCCGTTCTGTTCGGTGCCATCTTCCTGATCTGGACGGATGTTATTGCACGATCACTGATTTCCAGCGTTGAATTGCCGATCGGGATCATTACAGCGATGATTGGTGCGCCGATGTTTATGTATATGTTAGTCAAAAAAGGCTACGGTTTTGGAGGAAAATAA
- a CDS encoding HEAT repeat domain-containing protein, which translates to MYTNMIQKHLSQGDMEGVVKQIAYIGEKKDTTQFPFLIELLKSTDNKILRNEIAIALSDIGDDRAVEPLIEVITDPKTSGSRGTLLYALENLNYIVHIENIIPFIGDSSLEVSAQSFMLLEQMMDKLSDLQNLRCQQLIEMQISHNQSKLLEVALDMLKKWRYQV; encoded by the coding sequence ATGTATACAAACATGATCCAAAAGCATCTATCCCAAGGAGATATGGAAGGCGTTGTTAAACAAATTGCATATATTGGCGAAAAAAAGGATACCACCCAATTCCCTTTCTTGATTGAACTCCTGAAATCTACGGACAACAAAATACTACGAAACGAAATTGCTATTGCTTTATCTGACATTGGAGATGATCGAGCAGTTGAACCGTTAATTGAAGTCATCACAGACCCCAAGACATCAGGAAGCAGAGGCACATTGCTATACGCTCTTGAAAACCTGAATTACATAGTACATATAGAGAACATTATTCCATTTATCGGTGATTCCAGTCTGGAAGTGAGCGCGCAGTCATTCATGTTGCTGGAGCAAATGATGGATAAGTTATCGGATTTACAAAACCTTAGGTGTCAACAACTTATTGAAATGCAAATCTCACATAACCAAAGCAAGCTTCTGGAAGTAGCATTAGACATGTTGAAGAAATGGAGGTATCAAGTGTAG